The following coding sequences are from one Selenomonas sputigena ATCC 35185 window:
- a CDS encoding cob(I)yrinic acid a,c-diamide adenosyltransferase produces the protein MIEVYTGAGKGKTTAAIGLAVRALGAGLRVYIMQFMKSLAYSEQKVLQGFAPQLALYTTGKPFFIAKEGMLTEEERAAWGEDVVVFPQGEPPADYLQLMQDGFAKAAKAARSGAWDVVILDELNVALFFELISREAVESLLNDLPPEREIILTGRNAPDWLIARADLVTEMREVCHYYAKGVTARKGIEN, from the coding sequence ATGATCGAGGTCTATACGGGCGCGGGCAAGGGCAAGACGACGGCGGCGATCGGCCTCGCCGTGCGTGCCCTAGGTGCAGGACTTCGCGTCTACATCATGCAGTTCATGAAGAGCCTCGCCTACAGCGAGCAGAAAGTCCTGCAGGGATTTGCACCGCAGCTTGCGCTCTATACGACGGGCAAACCGTTCTTCATCGCGAAGGAAGGCATGCTGACGGAAGAGGAGCGTGCGGCATGGGGCGAAGACGTCGTCGTGTTTCCGCAAGGTGAGCCGCCCGCCGACTACCTGCAGCTGATGCAGGACGGTTTTGCCAAGGCTGCTAAAGCCGCACGCTCGGGCGCTTGGGACGTCGTCATCCTCGACGAACTGAACGTGGCCCTCTTCTTTGAACTCATCTCGCGCGAGGCGGTCGAATCCCTGCTCAATGATCTGCCGCCTGAGCGAGAGATCATCCTGACGGGCAGGAATGCGCCCGATTGGCTGATCGCACGAGCCGACCTCGTCACGGAGATGCGGGAAGTGTGCCACTATTATGCAAAGGGCGTGACGGCGCGCAAGGGCATAGAAAATTGA
- a CDS encoding ATP-binding protein, whose product MQEEMTGVRGDFVEQIVAESGSFLNTAVAFANGRGGRIIFYGESGRGFSAEAELIPCIDEITQKIFDSCEPRIFPRVGVELQDGRQVVVVEIFPGMEKPYFVKELGMMDGTYVRVGGATRLAEPYQVQELLLSGTNSSADQLAAESTVSDVEIEEFCRMMYGEAEKRRADDDVVRLQKEDLLAWKLLREEAGECRATGGWHLLAGTAEELFPEGFIQCAEYLGATRLDFVGGEEFAGSLTEQVDGAANYVQERLLARGLKARGLEELPEDLMRRLLARAVCQRNYAAPGRISLVLYEDRLEITVPGLLEEDMTIWKLKTGFSKIRNRAIAAAFLYMGMMTGFQSILPELYRAAKRARLPEPAVITLGDSVRINLYCRAEEEAQQQESVVEETELVQTVEAAEEAEPVQEQELVGEAELVQDVEPVEIVEPVQEQDPVEETELAEEAESVQEVEPIEEAEPIREEEPLPEEIEEEQALLQEESGAGDVLASGISLEDGQDARLVQEVEADHEPDLEPAPELKLELESLADLKADDVALEEEPTEPREEKVSAGQQELSFAVEESAEAMAEESAKEIVKEVLEKPVEVSSEESMEERLLHVIRENPKVTQKALKEALGVSIATVKRMTTALHKAGVIERTGTNRSGEWHILKD is encoded by the coding sequence GTGCAGGAAGAAATGACGGGGGTTCGCGGCGATTTTGTGGAGCAGATCGTGGCGGAGAGCGGATCTTTTTTGAATACGGCCGTGGCTTTTGCGAATGGACGGGGCGGACGCATCATTTTCTACGGTGAAAGCGGCAGGGGATTTTCAGCAGAGGCGGAGCTCATTCCGTGCATAGATGAGATTACGCAGAAGATTTTCGACAGCTGCGAGCCGCGCATTTTCCCGCGCGTCGGTGTGGAACTGCAAGATGGGCGGCAGGTCGTCGTCGTGGAGATTTTCCCCGGTATGGAAAAGCCGTATTTCGTCAAGGAATTGGGCATGATGGACGGCACCTATGTGCGCGTCGGCGGCGCGACGCGCCTCGCTGAGCCGTATCAGGTGCAGGAGCTTCTTCTTTCGGGCACGAACAGCAGCGCCGATCAGCTCGCGGCCGAGAGCACGGTCAGTGATGTGGAGATCGAGGAATTCTGCCGCATGATGTACGGCGAGGCGGAGAAACGCCGCGCTGATGATGATGTCGTGCGCCTGCAGAAGGAGGATCTCCTGGCATGGAAGCTTCTGCGTGAGGAGGCGGGCGAGTGCCGCGCGACGGGCGGCTGGCATCTGCTCGCAGGAACGGCGGAGGAACTTTTTCCCGAAGGTTTCATCCAGTGCGCCGAGTATCTTGGTGCGACGCGCCTTGATTTCGTCGGCGGCGAAGAGTTTGCCGGTTCCTTGACGGAGCAGGTGGACGGTGCAGCGAACTATGTGCAGGAGCGCCTTTTGGCGCGGGGTCTCAAGGCGCGTGGACTGGAGGAGCTTCCGGAAGATCTCATGCGCCGCCTGCTTGCTCGCGCTGTCTGCCAGAGGAATTATGCGGCGCCGGGGCGCATCTCCCTCGTGCTTTACGAGGATCGCTTGGAAATCACTGTACCGGGATTGCTGGAAGAGGACATGACGATCTGGAAGCTCAAGACGGGTTTCTCCAAGATACGCAACCGCGCGATTGCGGCGGCGTTCCTCTACATGGGCATGATGACGGGCTTCCAGAGCATCCTGCCCGAACTCTATCGTGCGGCGAAGCGGGCGCGCCTGCCCGAGCCTGCCGTCATCACGCTCGGCGATTCCGTGCGCATCAATCTCTATTGCCGTGCCGAGGAAGAAGCACAGCAGCAGGAAAGCGTTGTTGAGGAAACTGAACTTGTGCAGACTGTTGAGGCCGCTGAGGAAGCTGAGCCTGTCCAAGAGCAGGAACTTGTCGGAGAAGCCGAACTCGTGCAGGATGTTGAACCTGTTGAGATCGTGGAGCCTGTTCAAGAGCAGGATCCTGTCGAGGAAACGGAGCTTGCAGAGGAAGCTGAATCTGTGCAGGAAGTTGAGCCTATAGAAGAAGCTGAACCTATACGGGAAGAAGAGCCTTTGCCGGAGGAAATAGAGGAAGAGCAGGCGCTGCTGCAGGAGGAAAGCGGTGCGGGCGATGTTTTGGCATCCGGGATTTCGCTGGAAGATGGACAAGATGCGAGACTTGTTCAAGAAGTGGAAGCCGATCATGAGCCGGATCTTGAGCCTGCGCCCGAGCTGAAACTTGAGCTTGAATCCCTTGCGGATCTCAAGGCAGATGATGTTGCTCTTGAGGAAGAGCCGACAGAGCCGCGGGAAGAGAAGGTGAGCGCGGGGCAGCAGGAGCTTTCTTTCGCTGTGGAAGAGTCTGCAGAAGCAATGGCGGAGGAATCTGCGAAAGAAATCGTGAAAGAAGTTTTGGAAAAGCCTGTGGAGGTTTCTTCAGAAGAATCTATGGAGGAAAGGCTTCTCCATGTGATTCGAGAGAATCCCAAGGTCACGCAAAAAGCCTTGAAGGAAGCGCTCGGCGTATCGATCGCCACGGTCAAGCGCATGACGACGGCACTGCACAAGGCGGGCGTCATCGAGCGCACGGGAACGAACCGCAGCGGCGAGTGGCATATCCTCAAGGATTGA
- a CDS encoding putative bifunctional diguanylate cyclase/phosphodiesterase — MRRIPRTALSPLLKRLKIYFDVLKRTTSGYLYVVDLQNKVAMTSPNIVRDFGIPAETMGFSAFRQAWQEIMHPTERESATKVFDDVLQGHTREGCVEFRARTRKGEYEWIECRCAAALDHEGERTLYAGIFRLMGQRIRADAVTGLLNKYRLEQRMKAALDEARETGRGGALMILGIDNFKIVNEAYNRAFGDQVLREVAKRIKKILSTDFRLYKLDGDEFGIVYPGADEADVETLYRSIQTALLKPQQINEHKYFCTVSGGTVFFPQFGKDYLVLHKYAEAALTLAKQGGKNKNCIFSKELYNRWLRSLTAREDIRRSVEDGCRGFSLCFQPQVGADSRRIIGAEALLRWQNSKGRMVAPMEFIPLLEESQLMIPVGKWIADTAVRICREWQKIVPDFCMSINLSYVQLRDPSFKEAVRECIERYGVDPASIVLELTEHTVISDWDFINRQFASLREYGLKIAMDDFGTGCSSLAMFKNLSCDIVKIDRVFVKQILWSDFDRRIVDYTVELCHSMGMKVCIEGVETQEEYDLLAKTCKVDSIQGYLFGRPETKEGFEEKFLMRQEAHGEEQLCHARAMR; from the coding sequence ATGCGCCGAATCCCGCGAACTGCTTTGAGCCCCTTGCTGAAGCGTCTGAAGATTTATTTTGATGTGCTGAAGAGGACGACGTCCGGCTATCTTTATGTGGTGGATCTGCAAAACAAGGTGGCGATGACGTCGCCGAACATCGTGCGGGATTTCGGCATACCTGCGGAAACGATGGGCTTTTCCGCCTTTCGCCAGGCGTGGCAGGAAATCATGCATCCGACGGAGCGCGAAAGCGCCACGAAGGTCTTTGACGATGTGCTGCAGGGGCATACGAGAGAGGGCTGCGTTGAGTTTCGCGCGAGGACGCGCAAGGGGGAATACGAGTGGATCGAGTGCCGCTGCGCCGCTGCGCTCGACCATGAAGGAGAGAGGACGCTCTATGCGGGAATCTTTCGGCTCATGGGGCAGCGCATCCGTGCGGACGCCGTCACGGGACTTTTGAACAAGTATCGCTTGGAGCAGCGCATGAAGGCGGCGCTTGACGAGGCGCGCGAGACGGGCAGGGGCGGCGCGCTGATGATTCTTGGCATCGACAATTTCAAGATCGTCAACGAAGCCTACAACCGCGCCTTTGGCGATCAGGTTCTGCGTGAGGTCGCAAAGCGTATCAAGAAGATCCTCTCGACGGATTTTCGACTCTACAAGCTCGACGGCGACGAGTTCGGCATCGTCTATCCGGGGGCGGACGAGGCGGATGTTGAAACTCTCTATCGGAGTATACAGACGGCTCTCTTGAAGCCGCAGCAGATTAACGAACACAAGTATTTCTGCACGGTGTCGGGCGGCACGGTGTTCTTCCCGCAGTTCGGCAAGGACTACCTCGTGCTGCACAAGTATGCGGAGGCGGCGCTGACCTTGGCGAAGCAGGGGGGCAAGAACAAGAACTGCATCTTCTCGAAGGAGCTTTACAACCGCTGGCTGCGCTCTTTGACGGCACGCGAGGACATACGCCGCTCGGTGGAGGACGGTTGCCGCGGTTTCAGTCTGTGCTTTCAGCCGCAGGTGGGGGCGGACAGCCGACGCATCATCGGTGCGGAAGCTCTGCTGCGCTGGCAGAATTCCAAGGGGCGCATGGTCGCGCCTATGGAGTTCATCCCCCTTCTGGAAGAGTCGCAGCTGATGATTCCCGTCGGCAAGTGGATTGCCGATACGGCGGTGCGCATCTGTCGTGAGTGGCAGAAGATTGTTCCTGATTTCTGCATGAGCATCAACCTTTCCTATGTGCAGCTGCGCGACCCGTCCTTCAAGGAGGCTGTCAGGGAATGTATTGAGCGCTATGGCGTAGATCCGGCGAGCATCGTTTTGGAACTTACGGAGCACACGGTCATCTCGGACTGGGATTTCATCAATCGTCAGTTTGCCTCTCTGCGCGAGTATGGCCTGAAGATCGCCATGGACGATTTCGGCACGGGCTGCTCCTCTTTGGCGATGTTCAAGAACCTCTCGTGCGACATCGTGAAGATCGACCGAGTCTTCGTCAAGCAGATCTTGTGGTCGGACTTCGATCGCCGCATCGTGGACTACACGGTGGAGCTTTGCCACAGCATGGGCATGAAGGTCTGCATCGAGGGTGTGGAAACGCAGGAGGAATATGATCTTCTGGCGAAGACGTGCAAGGTCGATTCCATTCAGGGCTATCTCTTTGGCAGGCCGGAAACAAAGGAAGGATTCGAGGAAAAATTTTTGATGCGTCAAGAAGCGCACGGAGAGGAGCAGCTATGTCACGCACGAGCGATGAGATGA
- a CDS encoding sigma 54-interacting transcriptional regulator: protein MIREQRSREKLEAYYQRFCDEGEIDVNVHPWVAEAWRESRRIGVPSMGTEPKRVLSAEDFCVLQKRHAPAIDCLLQLTEGVQEFFARYGLSLLLLDAEALVLKSCTLPFMRLPPGKVEGSRLGIEEIGASSISIAKEKRVPFWVFGPEIWREASHESDACTAPVLVGGELRYLVNIVVDDPKLVPQDAVIAQLLLIARSLEAALARDLRLQAQEAILDAAPFAVYHILPSGEVAYANRLGLERLTRIGARDKATSRLSNLNDIVLNYRHTPIYQGFSGTPCYNKEVTWITEAKTYEDVTTVVPIESPVTREVNGVVTVSMPIEDLRMLVAHTAGYTAKYSLATMAGKGPAFQALREKALRVARGKNHVLLQGEGGTGKQRLAHGIHQASVRAAGPLISFRCGDVQPELLDEELFGAALSPDVSRPGKLELAFGGTLFLDEIEKLPKKTAAALAAALREGKAHRLGETVVRPIDVRIIADCDGDLKRLTERGLFDRSLYDIVSRSVIRMPALRNRREDIPLLAEQIICELAEQHRMERKRLLPETLTLLEAYDWPGNIKQMQSILEQAFFHTEGMAISPENINLMGDVKPDDDWKTDREIFLRAWKAAGGNVSRLANLLDVSRVTLYRYLKKFQLEKV, encoded by the coding sequence ATGATACGGGAGCAGCGCAGCAGGGAGAAGCTTGAGGCGTATTACCAGAGGTTTTGCGACGAAGGGGAGATCGACGTCAACGTGCATCCGTGGGTGGCTGAGGCATGGCGTGAGAGCAGGCGGATCGGTGTGCCGTCGATGGGGACGGAGCCGAAGCGCGTGCTTTCTGCGGAGGATTTTTGTGTACTGCAGAAGAGGCATGCCCCTGCCATCGATTGCCTTCTGCAGCTGACGGAGGGCGTGCAGGAGTTCTTTGCGCGTTACGGCTTGAGTCTCTTGCTGCTTGACGCCGAGGCGCTCGTCTTGAAGAGCTGCACGCTGCCCTTCATGCGTTTGCCTCCCGGCAAGGTTGAAGGCTCGCGCCTTGGCATCGAAGAGATCGGCGCTTCGAGCATCAGCATAGCGAAGGAGAAGCGTGTGCCGTTTTGGGTCTTCGGGCCGGAGATCTGGCGCGAGGCGTCTCACGAAAGCGATGCCTGTACAGCGCCCGTCCTCGTCGGCGGCGAACTTCGCTATCTCGTGAACATCGTCGTGGACGATCCGAAGCTCGTGCCGCAGGATGCCGTCATCGCTCAGCTTCTGCTCATCGCGCGTTCGCTTGAGGCCGCCTTGGCGCGCGACCTCAGACTGCAGGCGCAGGAGGCGATCTTGGATGCCGCGCCGTTCGCCGTCTATCATATCTTGCCGAGCGGCGAGGTCGCTTATGCGAACCGCTTGGGATTGGAGCGTCTCACGCGCATCGGAGCGCGCGATAAGGCGACGAGTCGTCTGTCGAATCTCAACGACATCGTTTTGAATTATCGTCACACGCCGATCTATCAGGGATTCAGCGGCACGCCCTGCTACAACAAGGAGGTCACATGGATCACGGAGGCGAAGACGTATGAGGATGTCACGACCGTCGTGCCGATCGAAAGCCCTGTGACGCGCGAGGTCAATGGCGTCGTGACCGTTTCCATGCCCATTGAGGATCTTAGAATGCTCGTCGCGCACACGGCGGGCTATACGGCGAAGTACAGCCTCGCCACGATGGCGGGCAAGGGACCGGCGTTCCAGGCGCTACGTGAAAAGGCGCTGCGCGTGGCGAGGGGAAAGAATCATGTGCTGCTGCAGGGCGAGGGCGGCACGGGCAAGCAGCGCTTGGCACACGGCATACATCAGGCGTCGGTGCGCGCGGCTGGGCCTTTGATTTCCTTCCGCTGCGGCGATGTGCAGCCGGAACTTCTGGACGAGGAGCTTTTCGGCGCGGCGCTTTCCCCCGATGTCAGTCGTCCCGGCAAATTGGAGCTTGCCTTTGGCGGCACGCTCTTTCTCGATGAGATCGAGAAGCTGCCGAAGAAGACGGCGGCCGCTCTCGCGGCGGCTCTGCGCGAGGGCAAGGCGCATCGTCTCGGCGAGACGGTCGTGCGCCCCATCGACGTGCGGATCATCGCCGACTGTGACGGCGATCTCAAGCGCTTGACGGAGCGAGGTCTCTTCGACCGGAGTCTCTACGACATCGTTTCACGCAGCGTCATACGCATGCCGGCGCTGCGCAACCGACGCGAGGATATTCCCCTGCTCGCCGAGCAGATTATATGCGAGCTAGCCGAGCAGCATCGCATGGAGAGGAAGCGGCTTCTGCCGGAGACACTGACGCTTCTTGAAGCGTACGATTGGCCGGGCAACATCAAGCAGATGCAGAGCATCTTGGAGCAGGCGTTCTTCCATACGGAGGGCATGGCAATTTCGCCCGAGAACATCAATCTCATGGGCGACGTCAAGCCCGATGATGACTGGAAGACGGATCGGGAAATATTCCTGCGTGCATGGAAGGCGGCGGGCGGCAACGTCAGCCGCTTGGCGAATCTTCTCGATGTCAGCCGCGTCACGCTGTATCGCTATTTGAAGAAGTTTCAGTTGGAAAAAGTGTAA
- a CDS encoding TRAP transporter permease — protein MFIMPDKKHEELAKEVLKKYDKESDVIEHKGFMAKVVAVLAIAFSLFQIYTAVFGVLDAQLQRAVHLGFGLTLVYLLFPMRQVWSREKVHAVDVVLAILGAGAPAYIIFAYRSLVMRAGTVNSLDLVVGLIGIVLVIEATRRVVGMPMVCVVLFFLTYAFAGPYLPGVLAHRGLNLDQLVSHLFFTTEGVFGIPLGVSSTFIFLFILFGAYLESTGLGKFFIDLANAVAGWARGGPAKVAVLSSGLMGTVSGSSVANVAGTGAFTIPMMKKLGYERNFAGAVEAAASTGGQLMPPVMGAAAFLMAEFVGVPYFDVVKAATIPALLYFLGIWLGVHFEARRSNLKGVPRNELPKPWEILKERGHLAIPLIVIIYLLVSGFTPMRAALWAIVLAIAASSLRKSTRMKPVEIVRGLENGARNVLGVLVACASAGIIIGVVTKTGVGLKLASALLDLSGGMLLPTMFFTMITSIILGMGVPTTANYVITSTIAAPALVQMGVPVLAAHMFVFYFGIIADVTPPVALAAFAGSAISGGKPLKTGINASKLAIAAFIIPYIFVLSPVVLMIDATPISLITVLVTSVIGMIGLSASMIGCLVKPLNGLERVMLFVGGLLMIQPGLVTDLVGFLLLASVLFFQQRRSKAEASSLG, from the coding sequence ATGTTCATCATGCCGGACAAGAAGCATGAGGAACTTGCAAAAGAAGTTCTGAAAAAATACGATAAGGAATCCGACGTCATTGAGCACAAGGGCTTCATGGCGAAGGTCGTGGCGGTTCTCGCCATCGCGTTCTCCCTCTTTCAAATCTATACGGCGGTCTTCGGCGTGCTCGATGCGCAGCTGCAGCGTGCCGTTCATCTGGGCTTCGGCCTGACGCTCGTCTACCTGCTCTTCCCCATGCGGCAGGTCTGGTCGCGCGAGAAGGTGCATGCCGTCGACGTCGTCCTCGCCATCTTGGGCGCGGGCGCTCCCGCCTACATCATCTTCGCCTATCGAAGCCTCGTGATGCGCGCGGGAACGGTCAATTCGCTCGATCTCGTCGTAGGTCTCATCGGCATCGTGCTCGTCATCGAGGCGACGCGCCGCGTCGTCGGCATGCCGATGGTCTGCGTCGTGCTCTTCTTTCTCACCTATGCATTCGCAGGGCCATACCTTCCGGGCGTTCTCGCACATCGCGGACTGAATCTCGACCAGCTCGTCTCGCATCTCTTCTTCACGACGGAGGGCGTGTTCGGCATACCGCTCGGCGTATCCTCGACCTTCATATTCCTCTTCATCCTTTTCGGCGCTTATCTGGAATCGACGGGACTCGGCAAGTTCTTCATCGACCTTGCGAATGCTGTGGCGGGCTGGGCGCGCGGCGGCCCGGCGAAGGTCGCCGTGCTTTCGAGCGGCCTCATGGGCACGGTATCGGGCAGCTCGGTCGCCAACGTCGCGGGCACGGGCGCCTTCACGATTCCCATGATGAAGAAGCTTGGCTACGAGCGCAACTTCGCGGGCGCGGTCGAAGCGGCTGCCTCGACGGGCGGACAGCTCATGCCGCCTGTCATGGGAGCGGCGGCGTTCCTCATGGCGGAGTTCGTCGGCGTGCCGTACTTCGACGTCGTCAAGGCGGCGACGATTCCTGCACTCCTCTACTTCCTCGGCATCTGGCTCGGCGTCCACTTCGAGGCGCGCCGCAGCAATCTCAAGGGCGTGCCGCGAAACGAACTGCCCAAGCCGTGGGAGATTCTGAAGGAGCGCGGCCATCTCGCGATTCCTCTCATCGTCATCATCTATCTGCTCGTCTCGGGCTTCACGCCGATGCGTGCGGCTCTGTGGGCGATCGTGCTCGCCATCGCGGCCTCGTCTTTGCGCAAGTCGACGCGCATGAAGCCCGTAGAAATTGTGCGCGGTCTTGAAAACGGTGCGCGGAACGTCCTCGGCGTCCTCGTCGCCTGCGCTTCAGCGGGCATCATCATCGGCGTCGTGACGAAGACCGGCGTGGGCCTCAAGCTCGCGTCGGCTCTGCTCGATCTTTCGGGCGGCATGCTTTTGCCGACGATGTTCTTCACGATGATCACGTCGATCATCCTCGGCATGGGCGTGCCGACGACAGCGAACTACGTCATCACTTCGACGATTGCCGCTCCTGCACTCGTCCAGATGGGCGTGCCCGTGCTCGCGGCGCACATGTTCGTCTTTTACTTCGGCATCATCGCCGACGTGACGCCGCCCGTGGCTCTCGCCGCCTTCGCCGGGTCTGCCATCAGCGGCGGCAAGCCGCTGAAGACGGGCATCAATGCCTCGAAGCTCGCGATTGCCGCCTTCATCATTCCGTACATCTTCGTACTGTCGCCCGTCGTCCTCATGATCGATGCGACGCCCATATCGCTCATCACGGTGCTCGTGACCTCGGTCATCGGCATGATCGGTTTGAGCGCGTCGATGATCGGCTGCCTTGTGAAGCCGTTGAACGGACTTGAGCGCGTTATGCTGTTCGTCGGCGGTCTTTTGATGATTCAACCAGGACTTGTGACCGATCTCGTGGGATTCCTTCTCCTGGCATCCGTGCTCTTCTTTCAGCAGAGGCGCAGCAAAGCGGAGGCGAGCAGTCTTGGCTGA
- the trmB gene encoding tRNA (guanosine(46)-N7)-methyltransferase TrmB, whose protein sequence is MRLRRKPWVDEAIHAYDDFVYPKDRPAGEAERGRWQEIFGREAPLFVELGTGKGDFIRQMAERAPEVNFIGIEKQQDVLIAAAKKVREKELKNVRLLVFDIAQLEKIFAPGEVDRFFVNFCDPWPKARHAKRRLTHRSFLTRYKELLVPGGKLVFKTDNRALFDFSLEEFREMGLSLHDVSYDLHSEARPDNVMTEYEKKFSGKGEKINRCEVTFA, encoded by the coding sequence GTGCGACTGCGCAGGAAGCCGTGGGTGGATGAGGCCATTCACGCATACGATGATTTTGTCTATCCGAAGGATCGCCCGGCGGGCGAGGCGGAAAGAGGACGTTGGCAGGAGATCTTCGGACGCGAGGCGCCGCTCTTCGTCGAACTTGGCACGGGCAAGGGCGATTTCATTCGTCAGATGGCGGAGCGCGCCCCTGAGGTCAATTTCATCGGTATCGAGAAGCAGCAGGATGTGCTCATCGCGGCGGCGAAGAAGGTGCGCGAGAAGGAGCTGAAGAATGTGCGCCTGCTCGTTTTCGACATCGCCCAGCTTGAGAAAATTTTTGCGCCGGGGGAAGTCGATCGTTTCTTCGTGAACTTCTGCGATCCGTGGCCCAAGGCGCGTCATGCGAAGCGCCGCCTCACGCACCGCAGTTTTCTTACTCGCTACAAGGAACTCCTCGTGCCCGGCGGCAAGCTTGTCTTTAAGACGGACAACCGCGCGCTCTTCGATTTTTCGTTGGAGGAGTTCCGCGAGATGGGGCTTTCGCTGCACGACGTTTCCTATGATCTGCACAGCGAGGCACGTCCCGACAACGTGATGACGGAGTATGAAAAGAAATTCAGCGGCAAGGGTGAGAAGATCAACCGCTGCGAGGTCACGTTCGCGTGA
- a CDS encoding RpnC/YadD family protein, whose product MEKEKKGRQYQDTVFRMYFNDAARLKEVAGALREKIYAAEESVQIVTLEGTFLSQLKNDISFLIAGSHLFFVEHQSTANRNMPLRCLYYVCEQLRQYVPTKNLYQNKPIRLPAPEFHVFYTGSRDMPETHSMKLSDAFLKTDGDIHLELKVNFHNIAYDKMKPLLKKSRSLHDYSFFMDRIKRNMANGMERATAIREAMRYCEEHDIMKEFLQRHEGEVVDMVNFEWNQKDFEEAVLEEGMEAGKVAVVLEMLRDRLPLETIARLSKFSLDRVKEIGKTHSLL is encoded by the coding sequence ATGGAAAAAGAGAAGAAAGGCAGGCAATACCAAGATACCGTCTTTCGCATGTACTTCAATGATGCAGCACGTCTCAAAGAAGTCGCGGGAGCCTTGCGTGAAAAAATCTACGCAGCGGAGGAATCCGTGCAGATTGTGACTTTGGAAGGGACATTTCTTTCACAGTTGAAGAACGATATTTCCTTTCTGATAGCAGGGAGTCATTTGTTTTTCGTGGAACATCAAAGCACAGCGAATCGAAATATGCCGCTGCGTTGTTTGTATTACGTTTGTGAACAATTACGGCAATATGTTCCGACAAAGAATCTGTACCAAAATAAGCCGATTCGACTTCCTGCACCAGAATTTCATGTTTTCTATACAGGGAGTCGGGACATGCCTGAAACGCATTCGATGAAGCTGTCAGATGCGTTTCTGAAAACGGACGGAGATATTCATTTAGAACTAAAAGTAAATTTTCATAACATTGCTTACGATAAAATGAAACCGCTTTTGAAAAAGAGTCGTTCGCTTCATGACTACAGTTTCTTTATGGATCGCATCAAGAGGAACATGGCAAACGGCATGGAAAGAGCAACAGCCATTCGCGAAGCCATGCGGTATTGTGAAGAACATGACATCATGAAGGAGTTCTTGCAGCGACATGAAGGGGAGGTCGTCGATATGGTAAACTTTGAATGGAACCAAAAGGACTTCGAGGAAGCTGTTTTGGAAGAGGGCATGGAGGCGGGAAAGGTGGCCGTCGTTTTGGAAATGCTGCGTGACAGGCTGCCGCTTGAAACGATTGCGCGACTGTCGAAGTTTTCGCTGGATCGAGTGAAAGAAATCGGCAAGACGCACAGCTTGCTTTAA
- a CDS encoding DUF1850 domain-containing protein, with protein MKKRLGVRLFLAALVLAALADFLARPLLVVESEQGALLYAEKAYAGMPVVIRFIHSVQKTPVEEDLRVDDEVSGFVLDRTRYQSFGVGLPFLASEGEFRAEGDFFVMDGMERRFPRLSLRTGVGTELTLVLDGTEERLFEKLPAGSRVDLAVIAPWRWGMEKLFGKELGAAAAAGKE; from the coding sequence ATGAAGAAGCGGCTGGGTGTGAGGCTCTTCCTTGCGGCTCTCGTGCTCGCGGCGCTTGCAGATTTCTTGGCACGCCCCCTGCTCGTCGTGGAAAGCGAGCAGGGGGCGCTCCTTTATGCGGAAAAAGCGTACGCGGGGATGCCTGTTGTGATTCGTTTCATCCATTCGGTGCAGAAGACGCCCGTGGAGGAAGACCTGCGCGTGGATGACGAAGTTTCGGGTTTCGTGCTCGACAGGACGCGCTACCAATCGTTCGGCGTGGGGCTGCCCTTTCTCGCGAGCGAGGGCGAGTTCCGCGCGGAAGGCGACTTTTTCGTCATGGACGGCATGGAGCGCCGCTTCCCGCGTCTTTCCCTGCGCACGGGCGTGGGCACGGAACTGACGCTCGTGCTCGACGGCACGGAGGAGAGGCTTTTTGAGAAGCTTCCGGCAGGAAGCCGCGTCGATCTCGCGGTCATCGCCCCGTGGCGCTGGGGCATGGAGAAGCTCTTCGGCAAGGAGCTTGGAGCCGCTGCTGCGGCAGGAAAGGAATGA
- the queF gene encoding preQ(1) synthase, giving the protein MSRTSDEMKGVTHLGEKNTQYAADYAPELLETFENKHPDKDYWVKFNCPEFTSLCPITGQPDFATITISYVPERRMVESKSLKLYLFSFRNHGDFHEDVVNIILKDLVRLMEPRYIEVWGKFLPRGGISIDPYTNYGRPGTKYEALAEKRFAEHDLYAMDKVDNR; this is encoded by the coding sequence ATGTCACGCACGAGCGATGAGATGAAGGGCGTCACGCATCTCGGCGAAAAGAACACGCAGTATGCGGCGGACTATGCGCCTGAGCTTTTGGAAACCTTTGAGAACAAGCATCCCGACAAGGATTACTGGGTCAAGTTCAACTGCCCCGAGTTCACGAGCCTCTGTCCGATTACGGGGCAGCCGGATTTCGCGACGATCACGATCTCCTACGTGCCCGAGCGGCGCATGGTCGAGAGCAAATCGCTGAAGCTCTATCTCTTCAGCTTCCGCAATCACGGCGACTTCCACGAGGATGTCGTGAACATCATCCTCAAGGATCTCGTACGCCTCATGGAGCCGCGCTACATCGAGGTTTGGGGCAAGTTCCTGCCGCGCGGCGGCATCTCCATCGATCCGTACACGAATTACGGCAGGCCGGGCACGAAGTATGAAGCGCTTGCCGAAAAGCGCTTTGCCGAGCATGATCTCTACGCGATGGACAAGGTGGACAACCGATGA